Proteins encoded in a region of the Poecilia reticulata strain Guanapo linkage group LG14, Guppy_female_1.0+MT, whole genome shotgun sequence genome:
- the LOC103475386 gene encoding cytokine receptor common subunit gamma-like isoform X1, translated as MKLLYFTMPTRVFLFLWLFGQILAKEPPDVTCLVINLESLRCMWNLQGTPEVNYTFHSWFGYQRETICAEYLSENGTNIGCTLPYIKGQRFEPFYTKLEDSSKTYEKKHDLKGKVKLNPPTNLTVKNGSDLNLWFYWNQTTSHTCVESQVQIRKNDNNWETLDVYSGQQHYVQNLPSSTARYELQVKIRLSSSCGQSDFWSDWSEPVVWGFNNTTVSNAKNGEMPVWTAVLYVVSAITLILLVVILLHNERIKIILIPPLPKPALNSPDVEDWFHFSKGLVKERFNTNFNERACTVREYQPVSRSDSNASDSSRLTTTTDQTDCSIPIAVNEPEDTSAPFYTTVIASEDEQQVSV; from the exons aTGTGACATGTCTGGTGATTAACCTGGAATCTCTTCGCTGTATGTGGAACCTGCAGGGGACTCCAGAAGTCAACTACACATTTCACTCCTG GTTCGGTTATCAGAGAGAAACCATCTGTGCTGAATACCTGTCTGAGAATGGAACAAATATTGGATGCACGCTTCCCTACATCAAAGGGCAGAGATTCGAACCATTTTACACTAAACTGGAGGACAGCAGCAAGACCTATGAAAAGAAACATGACCTTAAAGGAAAAG TGAAATTAAACCCACCAACCAACCTGACGGTAAAGAATGGATCCGACCTGAACTTGTGGTTTTACTGGAACCAGACTACTAGCCATACTTGTGTGGAGAGTCAAGTACAAATTAGGAAAAACGACAACAACTGGGAG ACTTTAGACGTTTATAGTGGGCAGCAGCATTATGTCCAAAACTTGCCCTCCAGCACTGCCAGATATGAGCTGCAGGTGAAGATCAGACTCAGCAGTTCCTGTGGGCAGTCTGATTTCTGGAGTGACTGGAGTGAACCTGTGGTCTGGGGATTCAATAACACCACAG TCTCAAATGCTAAAAATGGGGAAATGCCAGTGTGGACAGCAGTGCTGTATGTGGTGAGCGCCATCACCCTCATTCTTCTGGTTGTGATTCTACTGCACAATGAACG GATCAAAATCATCCTGATTCCTCCACTTCCCAAACCAGCTCTGAACTCTCCTGATGTCGAG GATTGGTTTCATTTCTCTAAAGGCCTTGTTAAAGAGAGGTTTAACACCAACTTCAATGAGCGAGCCTGCACCGTGCGTGAATACCAGCCGGTCTCTCGGTCCGACAGCAATGCCTCTGACAGCTCTCGCCTCACCACCACCACGGATCAAACCGACTGCTCTATCCCCATCGCAGTGAACGAACCGGAGGACACGTCTGCTCCTTTTTACACCACCGTAATTGCTTCGGAAGACGAGCAGCAGGTTTCTGTGTAA
- the LOC103475386 gene encoding cytokine receptor common subunit gamma-like isoform X2, with protein MWNLQGTPEVNYTFHSWFGYQRETICAEYLSENGTNIGCTLPYIKGQRFEPFYTKLEDSSKTYEKKHDLKGKVKLNPPTNLTVKNGSDLNLWFYWNQTTSHTCVESQVQIRKNDNNWETLDVYSGQQHYVQNLPSSTARYELQVKIRLSSSCGQSDFWSDWSEPVVWGFNNTTVSNAKNGEMPVWTAVLYVVSAITLILLVVILLHNERIKIILIPPLPKPALNSPDVEDWFHFSKGLVKERFNTNFNERACTVREYQPVSRSDSNASDSSRLTTTTDQTDCSIPIAVNEPEDTSAPFYTTVIASEDEQQVSV; from the exons ATGTGGAACCTGCAGGGGACTCCAGAAGTCAACTACACATTTCACTCCTG GTTCGGTTATCAGAGAGAAACCATCTGTGCTGAATACCTGTCTGAGAATGGAACAAATATTGGATGCACGCTTCCCTACATCAAAGGGCAGAGATTCGAACCATTTTACACTAAACTGGAGGACAGCAGCAAGACCTATGAAAAGAAACATGACCTTAAAGGAAAAG TGAAATTAAACCCACCAACCAACCTGACGGTAAAGAATGGATCCGACCTGAACTTGTGGTTTTACTGGAACCAGACTACTAGCCATACTTGTGTGGAGAGTCAAGTACAAATTAGGAAAAACGACAACAACTGGGAG ACTTTAGACGTTTATAGTGGGCAGCAGCATTATGTCCAAAACTTGCCCTCCAGCACTGCCAGATATGAGCTGCAGGTGAAGATCAGACTCAGCAGTTCCTGTGGGCAGTCTGATTTCTGGAGTGACTGGAGTGAACCTGTGGTCTGGGGATTCAATAACACCACAG TCTCAAATGCTAAAAATGGGGAAATGCCAGTGTGGACAGCAGTGCTGTATGTGGTGAGCGCCATCACCCTCATTCTTCTGGTTGTGATTCTACTGCACAATGAACG GATCAAAATCATCCTGATTCCTCCACTTCCCAAACCAGCTCTGAACTCTCCTGATGTCGAG GATTGGTTTCATTTCTCTAAAGGCCTTGTTAAAGAGAGGTTTAACACCAACTTCAATGAGCGAGCCTGCACCGTGCGTGAATACCAGCCGGTCTCTCGGTCCGACAGCAATGCCTCTGACAGCTCTCGCCTCACCACCACCACGGATCAAACCGACTGCTCTATCCCCATCGCAGTGAACGAACCGGAGGACACGTCTGCTCCTTTTTACACCACCGTAATTGCTTCGGAAGACGAGCAGCAGGTTTCTGTGTAA
- the snx12 gene encoding sorting nexin-12 isoform X2, which yields MTDPVVADTRRLNSKPQDLTDAYGPPSNFLEIDVYDPQIVGVGRNRYTTYEVRMRTNLPIFKLKDSCVRRRYSDFEWLKNELERDSKIVVPPLPGKALKRQLPFRGDEGLFEEAFIEERRVGLEQFINRIAGHPLAQNERCLHMFLQEETIDRNYIPGKV from the exons ATGACAGATCCTGTTGTAGCAGACACTCGCCGGTTGAATTCCAAACCCCAGGACCTGACGGATGCTTACGGCCCCCCGAGCAATTTTCTGGAAATAGACGTTTATGATCCACAGATCGTGGGAGTGGGGCGGAACCGTTATACAACTTATGAAGTTCGGATGAGG ACAAACCTTCCTATTTTCAAATTGAAGGACTCTTGTGTGAGGAGAAGATACAGTGACTTTGAGTGGTTAAAGAATGAGCTGGAAAGAGACAGTAAG ATTGTAGTACCACCTTTGCCGGGCAAAGCCCTGAAGAGACAGTTGCCATTCCGTGGAGATGAGGGCCTTTTTGAGGAGGCTTTCATCGAGGAGCGGCGAGTCGGACTGGAGCAGTTCATCAACAG aatTGCGGGTCACCCCTTGGCCCAGAACGAGCGCTGTCTTCACATGTTTCTTCAGGAGGAAACCATTGACCGTAACTACATTCCTGGAAAA gtatGA
- the snx12 gene encoding sorting nexin-12 isoform X1 translates to MTDPVVADTRRLNSKPQDLTDAYGPPSNFLEIDVYDPQIVGVGRNRYTTYEVRMRTNLPIFKLKDSCVRRRYSDFEWLKNELERDSKIVVPPLPGKALKRQLPFRGDEGLFEEAFIEERRVGLEQFINRIAGHPLAQNERCLHMFLQEETIDRNYIPGKVRH, encoded by the exons ATGACAGATCCTGTTGTAGCAGACACTCGCCGGTTGAATTCCAAACCCCAGGACCTGACGGATGCTTACGGCCCCCCGAGCAATTTTCTGGAAATAGACGTTTATGATCCACAGATCGTGGGAGTGGGGCGGAACCGTTATACAACTTATGAAGTTCGGATGAGG ACAAACCTTCCTATTTTCAAATTGAAGGACTCTTGTGTGAGGAGAAGATACAGTGACTTTGAGTGGTTAAAGAATGAGCTGGAAAGAGACAGTAAG ATTGTAGTACCACCTTTGCCGGGCAAAGCCCTGAAGAGACAGTTGCCATTCCGTGGAGATGAGGGCCTTTTTGAGGAGGCTTTCATCGAGGAGCGGCGAGTCGGACTGGAGCAGTTCATCAACAG aatTGCGGGTCACCCCTTGGCCCAGAACGAGCGCTGTCTTCACATGTTTCTTCAGGAGGAAACCATTGACCGTAACTACATTCCTGGAAAAGTACGACACTAG